One region of Limnospira fusiformis SAG 85.79 genomic DNA includes:
- a CDS encoding PCP reductase family protein, with product MSNSDYINNLKWQPEATAKLKNIPYFVRGQARQRIEQLAREADQEEVTVELVEQARLEFGQ from the coding sequence ATGTCCAATTCCGACTACATCAACAATTTAAAGTGGCAGCCAGAAGCCACAGCCAAACTCAAGAATATTCCCTACTTCGTCCGAGGTCAAGCCAGACAGAGGATTGAGCAACTAGCCAGGGAAGCCGACCAGGAAGAGGTGACAGTGGAATTGGTAGAACAAGCACGCCTTGAGTTTGGTCAGTAG
- a CDS encoding DUF1565 domain-containing protein — MSSKSPRNCQYPKKQTSPEAFSLTDTQPNSSLNSPSSAYDGNLTSSDLKLLPRPLFPLGSPRPKTAWLSLKLILMIIVSSVGLVGIASAAFATPCRDGCREQLSETPANYIHPPLLLAQTPSAAPNSVNVIYVSSSTGNDSGEGTQASPLRSITQALRVAPPNTAILLAPGTYSVETGEAFPLILKPNITIQGNTENKGQDVVIYGGGVFSSRVFANQNVAIVGANAARLSGVTVTNPHPRGYGLWIESSSMVVSNNTFTGNIHDGISVVGTSAPLVQQNSFANNGANGITVYGSSKPEIRDNDFENTGFGINIAQQSEPFVVGNRIAYNRDGIVIQSSARPVLRNNYIEQNERDGIVVIAQSLPDLGTPTEPGENVIRNNGRYDVNNGTKGLTILAYGNELAMTKNAGSVELAGSYQSGAGPSAIANRIMGSSTEEGGQNHSSSISPINQAASLPIYLPESNVTPLSNTAPPPIPVDDSEAIVIPVPPPERPQQVISAPVAAGSPPPPVRLQTAAENPSTGSLLLSLVRRAVTSASNPEENSQTVYIPVPPPQRQSTITSPPPPASSDILRVPGGNIPIGTGGGQLPSQVTAGLAPATTAGILGLRYRVVVNDTSSQILQRVRSLVPQAFTTVINGRSLIQAGAFRSQHEANRLLQQLRQRGVTATIEPFN, encoded by the coding sequence GTGAGTTCTAAATCCCCCCGCAACTGTCAATATCCTAAAAAGCAAACCTCACCCGAGGCTTTTTCATTGACAGACACCCAGCCCAACAGTTCCCTGAACTCACCCTCGTCAGCCTATGATGGGAACTTAACTAGCAGCGATCTGAAGCTGCTACCCCGCCCTCTCTTTCCCCTAGGTTCACCTAGGCCTAAAACAGCTTGGTTATCTCTAAAGCTGATTTTAATGATTATAGTCTCCAGTGTGGGATTAGTGGGAATCGCATCAGCCGCATTCGCTACCCCCTGTAGAGACGGGTGCAGAGAGCAACTATCGGAGACACCAGCCAACTATATACACCCGCCCCTACTACTGGCTCAAACACCTTCCGCCGCTCCCAATTCAGTCAATGTAATTTATGTGAGTTCATCTACGGGAAACGACTCTGGGGAAGGTACACAGGCTTCACCGCTGAGAAGCATAACCCAAGCCTTGAGAGTCGCCCCCCCGAATACGGCTATTTTATTAGCACCAGGAACCTATAGCGTCGAGACGGGAGAGGCGTTCCCCTTAATACTTAAACCTAATATTACAATTCAGGGTAATACCGAGAATAAGGGTCAGGATGTGGTTATTTATGGCGGGGGAGTGTTTAGCAGTCGGGTTTTTGCTAACCAGAATGTAGCTATTGTGGGAGCGAATGCAGCCCGGTTAAGTGGGGTAACTGTGACTAATCCTCACCCGCGCGGTTATGGTTTATGGATTGAATCTAGCTCGATGGTTGTATCTAATAATACCTTTACGGGCAATATTCATGATGGTATTTCTGTGGTGGGAACCAGTGCGCCTTTAGTTCAACAAAACAGTTTTGCTAATAATGGAGCGAATGGCATTACTGTCTATGGTTCATCTAAGCCGGAAATCCGCGATAATGATTTTGAAAACACTGGTTTTGGTATTAATATCGCCCAACAGTCAGAGCCGTTTGTCGTGGGTAATCGAATTGCCTATAATCGTGATGGCATAGTGATTCAATCGAGCGCTCGTCCGGTACTACGCAATAACTATATCGAACAAAATGAGCGTGATGGTATTGTGGTTATTGCTCAATCTTTGCCGGATTTGGGAACGCCAACGGAACCGGGAGAGAATGTGATCCGCAATAATGGCCGCTATGATGTGAACAATGGTACTAAGGGTTTAACGATTCTTGCCTACGGTAATGAGTTGGCTATGACTAAAAATGCTGGCTCTGTAGAGTTGGCGGGTAGTTACCAGAGTGGGGCTGGGCCTTCTGCGATCGCTAATCGCATTATGGGAAGTTCTACTGAGGAGGGTGGTCAAAATCATTCTTCGTCAATTTCCCCCATTAATCAAGCGGCTTCGTTACCTATTTATCTACCTGAGTCTAATGTGACTCCACTTTCAAACACCGCACCGCCTCCCATTCCTGTGGATGACTCGGAGGCGATTGTAATTCCGGTACCGCCGCCAGAACGTCCTCAGCAGGTGATATCTGCCCCTGTAGCAGCGGGTTCCCCACCTCCACCAGTGAGGCTCCAGACGGCGGCGGAAAACCCGTCTACCGGCTCGCTGTTGCTGTCTCTGGTGAGACGGGCTGTGACCAGTGCCTCTAATCCTGAAGAAAACTCCCAAACAGTTTATATCCCGGTACCACCACCCCAAAGACAATCTACGATTACATCCCCACCGCCACCAGCTTCGTCTGATATTCTCCGGGTTCCTGGTGGTAATATTCCTATTGGTACTGGGGGAGGACAACTACCAAGCCAAGTAACGGCAGGTCTTGCGCCTGCAACTACGGCGGGTATATTGGGGTTGCGATATAGAGTGGTGGTGAATGATACTAGCAGTCAAATTCTGCAAAGAGTGCGATCGCTGGTTCCCCAAGCCTTTACGACGGTGATTAATGGGCGATCGCTTATCCAAGCTGGAGCCTTCCGCAGCCAACACGAGGCGAATAGGTTATTACAACAATTGCGCCAACGGGGTGTTACTGCGACTATCGAACCGTTTAATTAA
- a CDS encoding RNA-guided endonuclease InsQ/TnpB family protein, whose amino-acid sequence MAKHAGYARFVFNWGLHLWRSAYEEGLKPNINSIKKVFTNYVKPQYPWMSELSSKVYQYAFINLGDAFKRFFKGISSYPKFKKKGHHDSFTLDNSGKPFKLSGTRHKLPFVGWVSTFEAQPESWVKKVTIARQAGDWYMSFFVEITPEITPKYRERIGVDLGINNWATCSDGTQFSNPKAYKAATKKLARLQRHLSRKVKGSKNRAKCLLKVKKLHQRVANIRRDTIHKITTFLAKNHSQVVIEDLNVSGMLKNHGLAGSIADASFYEFRRQLGYKAERYGSKLIIADRFYPSSQLCSNCGYRQKMPLVRRTFECPNCGLKIDRDLNASINLEKSPGSDDYTCGRGAADSPGRSQK is encoded by the coding sequence ATGGCCAAACACGCCGGTTATGCTCGGTTCGTGTTTAATTGGGGATTACACTTATGGAGGTCAGCTTATGAAGAGGGACTCAAGCCTAATATCAACTCCATTAAAAAGGTTTTTACTAATTATGTGAAACCTCAATATCCTTGGATGTCCGAATTGTCTTCTAAAGTTTATCAATATGCCTTCATTAATCTAGGGGATGCCTTTAAGCGCTTCTTCAAGGGAATAAGCAGTTATCCTAAATTTAAGAAGAAAGGCCACCATGATAGCTTTACCCTTGACAATTCCGGAAAGCCATTCAAGTTGTCAGGAACTCGCCATAAGCTGCCTTTTGTGGGCTGGGTTTCTACATTTGAGGCACAACCCGAAAGTTGGGTTAAGAAAGTCACTATAGCCCGCCAAGCAGGGGACTGGTATATGAGCTTTTTCGTAGAAATCACACCAGAAATTACACCGAAATATCGAGAGAGAATCGGGGTAGACCTAGGAATTAACAATTGGGCGACTTGCTCCGATGGGACCCAATTCTCTAATCCCAAGGCTTATAAAGCAGCGACCAAAAAACTAGCCAGATTACAACGTCATTTAAGTCGCAAAGTCAAAGGCTCAAAAAATCGGGCCAAATGTCTCTTAAAAGTTAAAAAGCTACATCAAAGAGTCGCTAATATTCGCCGTGACACCATTCATAAAATCACTACTTTTTTGGCTAAAAACCACAGCCAAGTAGTCATTGAAGATTTGAATGTGTCAGGTATGCTGAAAAATCATGGTTTGGCGGGTTCTATCGCTGATGCTTCATTTTATGAGTTCCGTCGTCAACTAGGTTACAAGGCAGAACGTTATGGTTCAAAGTTGATTATTGCCGATAGATTTTATCCATCCAGTCAACTGTGTTCTAATTGCGGTTATCGTCAAAAAATGCCCCTAGTCCGTCGGACTTTTGAATGTCCAAACTGTGGCCTGAAGATTGATAGAGATTTGAACGCCAGTATAAATTTAGAAAAATCGCCTGGTTCCGACGATTACACTTGTGGACGGGGTGCTGCCGACAGTCCCGGACGAAGCCAGAAATAA
- the folP gene encoding dihydropteroate synthase: protein MIKPITIRGHSFDWGSRTYLMGILNVTPDSFSDGGAFDSLDAALVRAGDMVRAGADIIDVGGVSTRPGAEVVSLETELERVLPVVAGLRQLGDMVISVDTTRAAVAEAAVGCGADIINDISGGIYDPDMLSVVADLGVPVVLMHLRGTPQTMQTLTDYGDLMGEIKGFLAERLAAGMAAGIPAEYMIVDPGIGFAKTLEQNLQILRELPLLKDLDCPLLVGPSRKSFIGKILDKPHPQGRVWGTAAACVAAIANSADILRIHDVPQLVDVARVADAIYRPA, encoded by the coding sequence ATGATTAAACCAATCACGATTCGGGGTCATTCCTTTGATTGGGGAAGCCGTACTTATTTGATGGGGATTTTGAATGTAACGCCGGATAGCTTTAGTGATGGCGGGGCGTTCGATTCCCTAGATGCTGCCCTGGTCCGGGCGGGTGATATGGTTCGGGCGGGGGCGGATATTATTGATGTGGGAGGGGTGTCTACCCGTCCTGGGGCTGAGGTGGTGTCTCTGGAAACGGAACTTGAACGGGTGCTTCCAGTGGTGGCGGGTTTGCGACAACTGGGGGATATGGTGATATCTGTGGATACGACCCGGGCGGCGGTTGCTGAGGCAGCAGTGGGCTGTGGGGCAGATATTATTAATGATATCTCTGGGGGGATATATGACCCGGATATGCTATCAGTGGTGGCTGATTTGGGGGTTCCAGTGGTGTTAATGCACCTACGGGGTACTCCCCAAACTATGCAAACTTTGACGGATTATGGGGATTTGATGGGGGAAATTAAAGGGTTTTTGGCGGAACGTCTGGCCGCGGGAATGGCGGCGGGAATTCCAGCAGAGTACATGATTGTTGACCCTGGGATTGGTTTTGCCAAAACATTAGAGCAAAATTTGCAGATTCTGCGAGAATTGCCCCTATTGAAGGATCTCGATTGTCCGCTATTGGTGGGACCCTCCCGTAAGAGTTTTATTGGTAAGATTCTTGACAAGCCTCATCCTCAAGGGCGTGTCTGGGGGACGGCGGCGGCTTGTGTGGCTGCGATCGCTAATTCTGCTGATATTCTCAGAATACATGATGTGCCACAACTGGTAGATGTGGCGCGGGTGGCAGATGCGATTTATCGTCCAGCCTAA
- a CDS encoding MBL fold metallo-hydrolase: MSSTKHQFTVHFWGVRGSISCPGTTTVRYGGNTPCVEMRVGSQRLIFDGGTGLRVLGQALLAEMPVTAHMFFTHSHWDHIQGFPFFAPAFVPINTFNIYGAIAPNGSTIEQRLNDQMLHPNFPVPLQVMGAKLNFIDLTIGESIYLEDDLVIETALLNHPGEAVGYRVSWKGYTTAYVTDTEHFPDRLDENVLKLARNANVLIYDATYTDEEYYSPKSSKVGWGHSTWQEAVKVAQAAGVQKLVIFHHDPLHNDDFMDKIGENVADAFPNSLIAREGLSLQLIPPLKNIATSEK; the protein is encoded by the coding sequence ATGTCCAGCACAAAACACCAATTTACGGTTCACTTTTGGGGCGTTCGAGGAAGTATTTCCTGTCCGGGAACGACAACAGTTCGATATGGTGGGAACACCCCCTGTGTTGAGATGCGGGTGGGGTCGCAACGATTGATTTTTGACGGTGGGACAGGCTTACGGGTCCTGGGACAAGCATTATTAGCAGAAATGCCAGTAACCGCTCATATGTTCTTTACCCATTCTCACTGGGACCATATCCAAGGCTTCCCCTTTTTTGCTCCAGCCTTTGTTCCCATCAATACGTTTAACATTTATGGAGCGATCGCACCTAATGGTTCCACAATTGAGCAGCGCCTCAACGACCAGATGCTTCACCCTAACTTCCCAGTTCCTTTACAGGTAATGGGAGCTAAACTTAACTTTATTGATCTCACTATAGGCGAGTCAATTTACCTCGAAGATGATCTAGTCATTGAAACGGCTTTACTCAATCATCCGGGGGAAGCCGTGGGATATCGCGTCAGTTGGAAAGGCTACACCACCGCCTATGTCACCGATACCGAGCATTTTCCAGATCGTCTTGATGAAAATGTACTCAAGTTAGCCCGCAATGCTAATGTACTGATTTATGATGCCACCTATACCGATGAGGAGTATTACTCGCCTAAGTCTAGTAAGGTAGGTTGGGGACATTCTACCTGGCAGGAAGCGGTGAAGGTCGCTCAGGCTGCGGGAGTTCAAAAATTGGTGATTTTTCACCATGACCCACTACACAACGATGATTTCATGGATAAAATAGGTGAAAACGTGGCTGATGCCTTTCCTAATAGTTTAATCGCCCGCGAGGGTTTATCCCTACAGTTGATTCCGCCGTTAAAGAATATTGCCACCAGTGAAAAGTGA
- a CDS encoding IctB family putative bicarbonate transporter produces the protein MTSVASIWQSITLRNLRLYQWRGGSLLYRISGSLRSWRQGSWFMEWGELIGALLVAAVFGLAPFVNTALIGVLLIACGGFWVLLTLSDEPSQVAFTPIHLLVLLYWGIATIATSLSPVKQAAFNGWVRLTLYLVLFFLMARVFRSPRLRSLFIGFYLHITLIVGVYGMRQWFFGTKALATWVDPTSAQANITRIYSYLGNPNLLAGYLIPAVGLSLGAILVWRGVMPKLLAITMAVVNSVCLVLTFSRGGWLGFVALLFTFAVLLLYWISQYFPPFWQKWAVPIGVGGLAALLVLAIVIVPPVRDRVATIFAGRGDSSNNFRINVWAAVIEMIRDRPILGIGPGNNAFNQVYPLYMRPRYSALSAYSVILEVIVETGFVGLTAFLWLLTVTFNQGWLQLKRLREWEDPNGFWLIAAIATLAGMLAHGLFDTVLYRPQVNTLWWLMVALIASYYLPNSQGVNSDSSSN, from the coding sequence ATGACCAGTGTGGCATCAATTTGGCAGTCTATTACTTTGCGGAATCTGAGGCTCTACCAGTGGCGGGGAGGAAGTCTACTCTATCGCATTAGTGGGAGTTTGCGATCGTGGCGACAGGGAAGCTGGTTCATGGAATGGGGAGAATTAATTGGAGCCCTGTTGGTGGCTGCGGTGTTTGGGTTAGCGCCTTTTGTTAATACCGCTTTGATTGGAGTTTTGCTGATCGCCTGTGGTGGCTTTTGGGTTCTGCTGACCCTTAGTGATGAACCCTCACAAGTGGCATTTACCCCTATTCACCTGTTGGTATTGTTGTATTGGGGAATTGCCACGATCGCTACATCCCTATCTCCCGTCAAACAGGCCGCCTTTAATGGTTGGGTGCGCTTGACTCTTTACTTAGTCCTATTTTTCCTGATGGCGCGGGTTTTCCGATCGCCTCGTTTGCGATCGCTTTTTATCGGCTTCTATCTGCATATTACCCTGATTGTCGGGGTTTATGGGATGCGGCAATGGTTTTTTGGTACTAAGGCTTTAGCTACTTGGGTGGACCCTACATCAGCCCAAGCTAATATCACCAGAATTTACAGTTACTTGGGTAATCCTAATTTACTCGCTGGCTATCTCATCCCAGCCGTCGGATTGAGTCTCGGGGCGATTTTGGTTTGGCGCGGCGTGATGCCGAAATTGTTGGCAATTACTATGGCTGTCGTCAATTCTGTGTGTTTGGTCCTAACCTTTAGCCGTGGGGGATGGCTGGGGTTTGTGGCGTTATTGTTTACTTTTGCCGTTTTGCTGCTGTACTGGATTAGCCAATATTTCCCACCTTTTTGGCAAAAATGGGCTGTTCCTATTGGTGTCGGTGGCTTGGCGGCGTTGCTGGTGTTAGCCATAGTCATTGTGCCACCAGTGCGCGATCGCGTCGCCACTATCTTTGCGGGACGTGGTGATAGTAGTAATAATTTCCGCATTAATGTTTGGGCGGCGGTCATAGAGATGATCCGCGATCGCCCTATATTGGGAATTGGACCTGGTAATAATGCTTTTAATCAGGTTTATCCGTTATATATGCGCCCCCGATACTCTGCTTTGAGTGCCTATTCTGTCATCTTAGAGGTTATCGTAGAAACTGGGTTTGTAGGGTTAACCGCCTTCTTGTGGTTGCTGACGGTGACTTTTAACCAAGGATGGCTACAACTTAAAAGGCTACGAGAGTGGGAAGATCCTAATGGTTTCTGGTTAATAGCTGCGATCGCCACTTTAGCCGGAATGTTAGCCCATGGTCTGTTTGATACAGTGTTGTATCGTCCCCAAGTTAATACTCTTTGGTGGTTAATGGTGGCACTGATTGCTAGTTACTATCTACCTAATAGCCAGGGTGTTAATTCAGATAGCAGCAGCAACTGA
- a CDS encoding alpha/beta fold hydrolase — protein sequence MFYSLGFTPDSIVTSLGRMVYYTATTSPWISSEDKEAEKKPSLLFLHGFGGGSSAYEWSKVYPAFAADYKILAPDLIGWGRSEHPARDYTPEDYITTIAEFIEATCEEPIMAIASSVTAALTVRVAIEKPELFKGLILTTPSGLSDFGQNYINSLFAQIVKTPILDQILYATAVANPIGIRSFLEQRQFARPSRIYNEIVEAYLESALEPNAEYAALSFVRGDLCFDLSLYIPQLTTPTAMIWGEKSQFTSPEMGERLANLNPVAVRIFQKLEDVGLTPQLELPGVTIGVIRSLLKALEVA from the coding sequence ATGTTTTATTCCCTTGGATTTACGCCAGATTCGATAGTTACGTCTCTAGGTAGAATGGTGTATTATACGGCTACCACAAGCCCCTGGATAAGCTCGGAAGACAAGGAAGCCGAAAAAAAGCCGTCTTTATTGTTTTTGCATGGTTTTGGGGGCGGTTCTTCTGCTTATGAATGGTCTAAAGTCTATCCAGCCTTTGCAGCCGATTATAAAATTCTGGCGCCAGATCTGATAGGTTGGGGACGTTCGGAACACCCGGCGCGTGATTATACCCCAGAGGATTATATAACTACGATCGCCGAATTCATAGAAGCCACCTGCGAGGAACCGATTATGGCGATCGCCTCCTCAGTAACCGCCGCCCTAACCGTGCGAGTAGCGATCGAAAAACCGGAATTATTCAAAGGGCTAATTCTCACAACCCCCTCCGGCTTATCGGACTTTGGGCAAAATTATATTAACAGTTTATTTGCTCAAATTGTCAAAACCCCAATTTTAGACCAAATTCTGTACGCCACCGCCGTAGCCAACCCCATCGGAATTCGCAGTTTTTTAGAGCAGCGTCAATTTGCGCGTCCCTCTCGAATTTATAACGAAATCGTCGAAGCCTATCTCGAATCCGCCCTAGAGCCTAACGCCGAATATGCAGCTTTATCATTTGTGCGAGGGGATTTATGCTTTGATTTATCGTTATATATACCCCAATTAACCACTCCCACCGCCATGATTTGGGGTGAAAAAAGCCAATTTACCAGTCCAGAGATGGGAGAAAGATTAGCCAATCTGAATCCCGTGGCCGTGCGAATTTTCCAAAAACTCGAGGACGTAGGACTAACGCCGCAGTTAGAATTACCCGGCGTAACCATTGGCGTAATTAGGAGTTTGCTCAAAGCCCTAGAAGTCGCATAA
- a CDS encoding RNA-guided endonuclease TnpB family protein — protein MVSEAIPKTCGQGTQLVFTKGRWLAIFPEPVAVTPTDATGVIALDPGVRTFITGFDGSRFLELGSGDIGGITRLCQHLDDLMSRIAKEPCRSRRRRMRQAAQRMRTKIRNLVDEAHKQIAHYLTHNYSIIFLPTFETSNMVAKVKRLIKSKTARTMLTWAHYRFKLTLRHQGEITGTTVVDVTEEYTSKTCTHCGHVHSQLGGSKVFRCPECGFTLPRDWNGAFGIFLKALRDTASVTLTGNSAIVALSGNSRINVA, from the coding sequence ATGGTTTCCGAAGCTATCCCTAAAACTTGCGGGCAAGGGACTCAGTTGGTGTTTACCAAAGGTCGATGGTTGGCGATTTTCCCTGAACCAGTTGCCGTTACCCCAACTGACGCTACTGGCGTGATTGCATTAGACCCGGGTGTGCGAACTTTCATAACTGGGTTTGATGGCTCTCGGTTTCTGGAATTGGGCTCCGGGGATATTGGAGGCATTACTAGGCTATGTCAACATTTGGATGATTTGATGAGCCGAATCGCCAAGGAACCCTGTCGTTCAAGAAGGCGACGGATGAGGCAAGCGGCTCAACGAATGAGAACCAAAATCCGCAATCTAGTGGATGAGGCCCACAAACAAATTGCTCACTACTTGACTCATAACTACAGTATAATTTTTCTGCCGACCTTCGAGACTTCCAACATGGTTGCCAAGGTGAAGCGTCTAATCAAATCCAAGACTGCCCGCACCATGCTGACATGGGCGCATTATCGATTCAAACTAACCCTGAGACATCAAGGGGAAATAACTGGAACCACAGTTGTAGATGTGACGGAAGAATACACCAGCAAAACCTGTACTCACTGTGGTCATGTGCATTCCCAGCTAGGTGGCTCAAAAGTGTTCCGATGTCCGGAGTGCGGGTTCACTCTACCACGGGACTGGAACGGTGCTTTTGGAATCTTTCTAAAAGCTTTGCGGGATACCGCCTCTGTTACCTTAACGGGTAATAGTGCTATCGTCGCATTGTCCGGCAATAGCCGGATAAATGTCGCGTAA
- the tpiA gene encoding triose-phosphate isomerase: MRKIIIAGNWKMYKTQAEAQEFLKGFVMELEDTPEDREVVLCVPFTDLGVMSKSLHGSRVRLGAQNVHWEDSGAYTGEISPPMLVEIGVRFVVIGHSERRQYFGETNETVNLRLKAAQNHGLTPILCVGETKEQRDAGETESHIFSQLEQGLVDVDQNNLVIAYEPIWAIGTGDTCESEEANRVIGLIRSKLSNPNVTIQYGGSVKPDNIDEIMAQSEIDGALVGGASLQPDSFSRIVNYR; encoded by the coding sequence GTGAGAAAAATCATTATTGCCGGAAACTGGAAAATGTATAAAACCCAAGCAGAAGCCCAGGAGTTTCTGAAAGGGTTTGTGATGGAATTGGAGGACACCCCAGAAGATCGGGAAGTGGTTTTGTGTGTCCCCTTCACTGATTTGGGTGTGATGTCCAAAAGTTTGCATGGTTCACGGGTACGCCTAGGGGCGCAAAATGTTCACTGGGAAGATTCCGGGGCTTATACTGGAGAAATCTCACCCCCGATGCTAGTGGAAATTGGTGTGCGGTTTGTGGTCATAGGTCACAGTGAACGTCGCCAATATTTTGGCGAAACCAACGAAACAGTTAACCTGCGCCTGAAAGCGGCTCAAAACCACGGTCTAACTCCGATTTTGTGCGTGGGAGAAACTAAGGAACAGCGGGATGCGGGAGAGACGGAATCTCATATTTTTTCCCAATTAGAACAGGGTCTGGTAGATGTAGATCAGAATAACCTGGTAATCGCATACGAACCGATTTGGGCGATTGGAACCGGGGACACCTGCGAATCTGAGGAGGCTAATCGGGTAATTGGTCTCATCCGTAGCAAATTGAGTAATCCTAACGTGACGATTCAATATGGCGGTTCTGTGAAGCCGGATAATATTGATGAAATTATGGCACAGTCGGAAATTGACGGTGCTTTGGTCGGGGGGGCTAGTTTGCAGCCGGATAGTTTTAGCCGCATTGTCAATTATCGTTGA